The following are encoded together in the Chlorocebus sabaeus isolate Y175 chromosome 20, mChlSab1.0.hap1, whole genome shotgun sequence genome:
- the FAM131C gene encoding protein FAM131C isoform X1, giving the protein MGSCVSRDLFTSAHKDCPMPQGMDPLNPDLPSGCTPIVAVDHVPGKDKQMDFCWDPWQRCFQTTNGYLSDSRSCPSNYNVAALATSSLVGVVQSIKDHITKPTAMARGRVAHLIEWKGWSAQRAGWELSPAEDERYCCLPDELREARFAAGVAEQFAITEATLSAWSSLDDEELHPENSPQGIVQLQDLESIYLQHSLPSGPSQDDSLQAFSSPSLTPDSCPSLEETPSTAGILQPPSPELQHRRRRPGHQGPKGGTHLPGSLPSVDSGSLWEEEDEVFYN; this is encoded by the exons ATGGGCTCCTGCGTGTCGCGAG ACCTGTTCACAAGTGCCCACAAGGACTGCCCCATGCCCCAGGGCATGGACCCCTTGAACCCAGACCTGCCCTCGGGCTGCACTCCTATCGTGGCTGTAGACCATGTCCCTGGCAAG GACAAACAGATGGATTTCTGTTGGGATCCTTGGCAG AGGTGCTTCCAGACCACCAACGGCTACCTGTCCGACTCCAGGTCCTGCCCCAGCAACTACAACGTGGCAGCCCTGGCCACCTCGTCCCTTGTGG GGGTGGTGCAGAGCATCAAGGACCACATCACAAAGCCCACGGCCATGGCCCGAGGCCGCGTGGCCCACCTCATCGAGTGGAAGGGCTGGAGTGCCCAGCGGGCAGGCTGGGAGCTGTCCCCAGCTGAGGACGAGCGTTACTGCTGCCTCCCGGATGAGCTGCGTGAGGCCCGCTTTGCTGCAG GGGTCGCTGAGCAGTTTGCCATCACAGAGGCCACACTGAGCGCTTGGTCCTCGCTGGATGATGAGGAACTGCACCCCGAGAACAGCCCCCAGGGCATCGTCCAGCTCCAAG ATCTGGAGAGCATCTACCTTCAGCACAGCCTTCCCAGTGGCCCCTCGCAGGATGACAGCCTTCAGGCCTTCTCCTCGCCCAGCCTCACCCCTGACAGCTGTCCCTCACTGGAGGAGACCCCCAGCACCGCTGGCATCCTGCAGCCCCCCAGCCCAGAGCTGCAGCATCGGCGGCGGCGGCCCGGGCACCAAGGACCCAAGGGTGGGACGCACCTACCAGGATCCCTTCCCTCCGTGGACAGCGGTTccctctgggaggaggaggacgaggtgTTCTATAACTGA
- the FAM131C gene encoding protein FAM131C isoform X2 yields MDFCWDPWQRCFQTTNGYLSDSRSCPSNYNVAALATSSLVGVVQSIKDHITKPTAMARGRVAHLIEWKGWSAQRAGWELSPAEDERYCCLPDELREARFAAGVAEQFAITEATLSAWSSLDDEELHPENSPQGIVQLQDLESIYLQHSLPSGPSQDDSLQAFSSPSLTPDSCPSLEETPSTAGILQPPSPELQHRRRRPGHQGPKGGTHLPGSLPSVDSGSLWEEEDEVFYN; encoded by the exons ATGGATTTCTGTTGGGATCCTTGGCAG AGGTGCTTCCAGACCACCAACGGCTACCTGTCCGACTCCAGGTCCTGCCCCAGCAACTACAACGTGGCAGCCCTGGCCACCTCGTCCCTTGTGG GGGTGGTGCAGAGCATCAAGGACCACATCACAAAGCCCACGGCCATGGCCCGAGGCCGCGTGGCCCACCTCATCGAGTGGAAGGGCTGGAGTGCCCAGCGGGCAGGCTGGGAGCTGTCCCCAGCTGAGGACGAGCGTTACTGCTGCCTCCCGGATGAGCTGCGTGAGGCCCGCTTTGCTGCAG GGGTCGCTGAGCAGTTTGCCATCACAGAGGCCACACTGAGCGCTTGGTCCTCGCTGGATGATGAGGAACTGCACCCCGAGAACAGCCCCCAGGGCATCGTCCAGCTCCAAG ATCTGGAGAGCATCTACCTTCAGCACAGCCTTCCCAGTGGCCCCTCGCAGGATGACAGCCTTCAGGCCTTCTCCTCGCCCAGCCTCACCCCTGACAGCTGTCCCTCACTGGAGGAGACCCCCAGCACCGCTGGCATCCTGCAGCCCCCCAGCCCAGAGCTGCAGCATCGGCGGCGGCGGCCCGGGCACCAAGGACCCAAGGGTGGGACGCACCTACCAGGATCCCTTCCCTCCGTGGACAGCGGTTccctctgggaggaggaggacgaggtgTTCTATAACTGA
- the CLCNKB gene encoding chloride channel protein ClC-Kb isoform X1, giving the protein MEELVGLREGSSGDPVTLQELWGPCPRIRRGVRGGLEWLKQKLFRLGEDWYFLMVLGVLMALVSYAMDLAVGSVVQAHEWLYGEIGDSHLLRYLSWTVYPVALISFSSGFSQSITPSSGGSGIPEVKTILSGVVLEDYLDIKNFGAKVVGMCCTLACGSTLFLGKVGPFVHLSVMMAAYLGRVRTTTVGEPENKSKQNEMLVAAAAVGVATVFGAPFSGVLFSIEVMSSHFSVWDYWRGFFAATCGAFMFRLLAVFNSKQETIASLYKTSFRVDVPFDLPEIFFFVALGGLCGILSCAYLFCQRIFFGFIKNNRFSSKLLATSKPVYSALATLVLASITYPPGVGRFLASRLSMKQHLDSLFDNHAWGLMTRNSSPPWPEELDPQHLWWEWYHPQFTIFGTLAFFLVMKFWMLILATTIPIPAGYFMPIFIYGAAIGRLFGETLSFIFPEGIVAGGITNPIMPGGYALAGAAAFSGAVTHTISTALLAFELTGQIVHALPVLMAVLAANAIAQSCQPSFYDGTIIVKKLPYLPRILGRNIGSHRVRVEHFMNHSITTLAKDTPLEEVVKVVTSTDVAEYPLVESTESQILVGIVRRAQLVQALQAEPLSWAPGHQQCLQDILAGGCPTEPVTLKLSPETSLHEAHNLFELLNLQSLFVTSQGRAVGCVSWVEMKKAISNLTNPPAPK; this is encoded by the exons ATGGAGGAGTTGGTGGGGCTGCGTGAGGGCTCCTCAGGGGACCCTGTGACTCTGCAGGAGCTGTGGGGCCCGTGTCCCCGCATCCGCCGAGGCGTCCGAG GTGGCCTGGAGTGGCTGAAGCAGAAGCTGTTCCGCCTGGGCGAGGACTGGTATTTCCTGATGGTCCTCGGGGTGCTCATGGCCCTGGTCAGCTATGCCATGGACTTGGCTGTCGGGAGTGTTGTCCAAG CGCATGAGTGGCTGTACGGAGAGATTGGGGACAGTCACCTGCTCCGGTATCTCTCCTGGACTGTGTACCCTGTGGCCCTCATCTCTTTCTCCTCGGGCTTCTCCCAGAGCATCACGCCCTCCTCTGGAG GTTCTGGAATCCCGGAGGTGAAGACCATCTTGTCAGGTGTGGTCTTGGAGGACTACCTGGATATCAAGAACTTTGGGGCCAAGGTGGTGGGCATGTGTTGCACCCTGGCCTGTGGCAGCACCCTCTTCCTGGGCAAAGTG GGGCCTTTCGTGCACCTGTCTGTGATGATGGCTGCCTACCTGGGCCGAGTGCGCACCACGACCGTCGGGGAGCCTGAG AACAAGAGCAAGCAAAACGAAATGTtggtggcggcggcggcagtGGGCGTGGCCACAGTCTTTGGAGCTCCTTTCAGCG GCGTCCTGTTCAGCATCGAGGTCATGTCTTCCCACTTCTCTGTCTGGGATTACTGGAGGGGCTTCTTTGCGGCCACCTGCGGGGCCTTCATGTTCCGGCTCCTGGCGGTCTTCAACAGCAAGCAGG AGACCATCGCCTCCCTCTACAAGACCAGTTTCCGGGTGGACGTTCCCTTCGACCTGCCAGAGATCTTCTTTTTTGTGGCACTGGG GGGTCTCTGTGGCATCCTGAGCTGCGCTTACCTCTTCTGTCAGCGAATCTTCTTTGGCTTCATCAAGAACAATCGGTTCAGCTCCAAACTGCTGGCCACCAG CAAGCCTGTGTACTCCGCCCTGGCCACCTTGGTTCTCGCCTCCATCACCTACCCGCCCGGTGTGGGCCGCTTCCTAGCTTCTCGG CTGTCCATGAAGCAGCATCTGGACTCGCTGTTCGACAACCATGCCTGGGGGCTGATGACCCGGAACTCCAGCCCACCCTGGCCTGAAGAGCTTGACCCCCAGCACCTGTGGTGGGAATGGTACCACCCGCAGTTCACCATCTTTGGGACCCTTGCCTTCTTCCTGGTTATGAAG ttctggatgctgattctggccaccaccatccccatcccTGCCGGGTACTTCATGCCCATCTTCATCTATG GAGCTGCCATCGGGCGCCTCTTTGGGGAGACTCTCTCTTTCATCTTCCCTGAGGGCATCGTGGCTGGAGGGATTACCAATCCCATCATGCCTGGGGGCTATGCCCTGGCAG GGGCTGCAGCCTTCTCAGGGGCTGTGACCCACACCATCTCCACGGCGCTGCTGGCCTTTGAGCTGACCGGCCAGATAGTGCATGCACTGCCCGTGCTGATGGCGGTGCTGGCAGCCAACGCCATCGCACAGAGCTGCCAGCCCTCCTTCTACGATGGCACCATCATTGTCAAGAAGCTGCCATACCTGCCACGCATTCTAGGCCGCAACATCGG CTCCCACCGCGTGAGGGTGGAGCACTTCATGAACCACAGCATCACCACACTGGCCAAGGACACGCCACTGGAGGAGGTGGTCAAGGTCGTGACCTCCACAGACGTGGCCGAGTATCCCCTGGTGGAGAGCACAG AGTCCCAGATCCTGGTGGGCATCGTGCGAAGGGCCCAGCTGGTGCAGGCCCTCCAGGCTGAGCCTCTTTCCTGGGCTCCAGGACACCAG cagtGTCTCCAGGACATCTTGGCTGGGGGCTGCCCCACCGAACCAGTGACCCTGAAGCTGTCCCCGGAGACTTCCCTGCATGAG GCACACAACCTCTTTGAGCTGTTGAACCTTCAGTCCCTCTTTGTGACATCGCAGGGCAGAGCTGTGGGCTGCGTGTCCTGGGTGGAG ATGAAGAAAGCAATTTCCAACCTGACAAACCCACCAGCCCCAAAGTGA
- the CLCNKB gene encoding chloride channel protein ClC-Kb isoform X2, whose product MEELVGLREGSSGDPVTLQELWGPCPRIRRGVRGGLEWLKQKLFRLGEDWYFLMVLGVLMALVSYAMDLAVGSVVQAHEWLYGEIGDSHLLRYLSWTVYPVALISFSSGFSQSITPSSGGSGIPEVKTILSGVVLEDYLDIKNFGAKVVGMCCTLACGSTLFLGKVGPFVHLSVMMAAYLGRVRTTTVGEPENKSKQNEMLVAAAAVGVATVFGAPFSGVLFSIEVMSSHFSVWDYWRGFFAATCGAFMFRLLAVFNSKQETIASLYKTSFRVDVPFDLPEIFFFVALGGLCGILSCAYLFCQRIFFGFIKNNRFSSKLLATSKPVYSALATLVLASITYPPGVGRFLASRLSMKQHLDSLFDNHAWGLMTRNSSPPWPEELDPQHLWWEWYHPQFTIFGTLAFFLVMKFWMLILATTIPIPAGYFMPIFIYGAAIGRLFGETLSFIFPEGIVAGGITNPIMPGGYALAGAAAFSGAVTHTISTALLAFELTGQIVHALPVLMAVLAANAIAQSCQPSFYDGTIIVKKLPYLPRILGRNIGSHRVRVEHFMNHSITTLAKDTPLEEVVKVVTSTDVAEYPLVESTESQILVGIVRRAQLVQALQAEPLSWAPGHQCLQDILAGGCPTEPVTLKLSPETSLHEAHNLFELLNLQSLFVTSQGRAVGCVSWVEMKKAISNLTNPPAPK is encoded by the exons ATGGAGGAGTTGGTGGGGCTGCGTGAGGGCTCCTCAGGGGACCCTGTGACTCTGCAGGAGCTGTGGGGCCCGTGTCCCCGCATCCGCCGAGGCGTCCGAG GTGGCCTGGAGTGGCTGAAGCAGAAGCTGTTCCGCCTGGGCGAGGACTGGTATTTCCTGATGGTCCTCGGGGTGCTCATGGCCCTGGTCAGCTATGCCATGGACTTGGCTGTCGGGAGTGTTGTCCAAG CGCATGAGTGGCTGTACGGAGAGATTGGGGACAGTCACCTGCTCCGGTATCTCTCCTGGACTGTGTACCCTGTGGCCCTCATCTCTTTCTCCTCGGGCTTCTCCCAGAGCATCACGCCCTCCTCTGGAG GTTCTGGAATCCCGGAGGTGAAGACCATCTTGTCAGGTGTGGTCTTGGAGGACTACCTGGATATCAAGAACTTTGGGGCCAAGGTGGTGGGCATGTGTTGCACCCTGGCCTGTGGCAGCACCCTCTTCCTGGGCAAAGTG GGGCCTTTCGTGCACCTGTCTGTGATGATGGCTGCCTACCTGGGCCGAGTGCGCACCACGACCGTCGGGGAGCCTGAG AACAAGAGCAAGCAAAACGAAATGTtggtggcggcggcggcagtGGGCGTGGCCACAGTCTTTGGAGCTCCTTTCAGCG GCGTCCTGTTCAGCATCGAGGTCATGTCTTCCCACTTCTCTGTCTGGGATTACTGGAGGGGCTTCTTTGCGGCCACCTGCGGGGCCTTCATGTTCCGGCTCCTGGCGGTCTTCAACAGCAAGCAGG AGACCATCGCCTCCCTCTACAAGACCAGTTTCCGGGTGGACGTTCCCTTCGACCTGCCAGAGATCTTCTTTTTTGTGGCACTGGG GGGTCTCTGTGGCATCCTGAGCTGCGCTTACCTCTTCTGTCAGCGAATCTTCTTTGGCTTCATCAAGAACAATCGGTTCAGCTCCAAACTGCTGGCCACCAG CAAGCCTGTGTACTCCGCCCTGGCCACCTTGGTTCTCGCCTCCATCACCTACCCGCCCGGTGTGGGCCGCTTCCTAGCTTCTCGG CTGTCCATGAAGCAGCATCTGGACTCGCTGTTCGACAACCATGCCTGGGGGCTGATGACCCGGAACTCCAGCCCACCCTGGCCTGAAGAGCTTGACCCCCAGCACCTGTGGTGGGAATGGTACCACCCGCAGTTCACCATCTTTGGGACCCTTGCCTTCTTCCTGGTTATGAAG ttctggatgctgattctggccaccaccatccccatcccTGCCGGGTACTTCATGCCCATCTTCATCTATG GAGCTGCCATCGGGCGCCTCTTTGGGGAGACTCTCTCTTTCATCTTCCCTGAGGGCATCGTGGCTGGAGGGATTACCAATCCCATCATGCCTGGGGGCTATGCCCTGGCAG GGGCTGCAGCCTTCTCAGGGGCTGTGACCCACACCATCTCCACGGCGCTGCTGGCCTTTGAGCTGACCGGCCAGATAGTGCATGCACTGCCCGTGCTGATGGCGGTGCTGGCAGCCAACGCCATCGCACAGAGCTGCCAGCCCTCCTTCTACGATGGCACCATCATTGTCAAGAAGCTGCCATACCTGCCACGCATTCTAGGCCGCAACATCGG CTCCCACCGCGTGAGGGTGGAGCACTTCATGAACCACAGCATCACCACACTGGCCAAGGACACGCCACTGGAGGAGGTGGTCAAGGTCGTGACCTCCACAGACGTGGCCGAGTATCCCCTGGTGGAGAGCACAG AGTCCCAGATCCTGGTGGGCATCGTGCGAAGGGCCCAGCTGGTGCAGGCCCTCCAGGCTGAGCCTCTTTCCTGGGCTCCAGGACACCAG tGTCTCCAGGACATCTTGGCTGGGGGCTGCCCCACCGAACCAGTGACCCTGAAGCTGTCCCCGGAGACTTCCCTGCATGAG GCACACAACCTCTTTGAGCTGTTGAACCTTCAGTCCCTCTTTGTGACATCGCAGGGCAGAGCTGTGGGCTGCGTGTCCTGGGTGGAG ATGAAGAAAGCAATTTCCAACCTGACAAACCCACCAGCCCCAAAGTGA
- the CLCNKB gene encoding chloride channel protein ClC-Kb isoform X3, whose amino-acid sequence MEELVGLREGSSGDPVTLQELWGPCPRIRRGVRGGLEWLKQKLFRLGEDWYFLMVLGVLMALVSYAMDLAVGSVVQAHEWLYGEIGDSHLLRYLSWTVYPVALISFSSGFSQSITPSSGGSGIPEVKTILSGVVLEDYLDIKNFGAKVVGMCCTLACGSTLFLGKVGPFVHLSVMMAAYLGRVRTTTVGEPENKSKQNEMLVAAAAVGVATVFGAPFSGVLFSIEVMSSHFSVWDYWRGFFAATCGAFMFRLLAVFNSKQETIASLYKTSFRVDVPFDLPEIFFFVALGGLCGILSCAYLFCQRIFFGFIKNNRFSSKLLATSKPVYSALATLVLASITYPPGVGRFLASRLSMKQHLDSLFDNHAWGLMTRNSSPPWPEELDPQHLWWEWYHPQFTIFGTLAFFLVMKFWMLILATTIPIPAGYFMPIFIYGAAIGRLFGETLSFIFPEGIVAGGITNPIMPGGYALAGAAAFSGAVTHTISTALLAFELTGQIVHALPVLMAVLAANAIAQSCQPSFYDGTIIVKKLPYLPRILGRNIGSHRVRVEHFMNHSITTLAKDTPLEEVVKVVTSTDVAEYPLVESTESQILVGIVRRAQLVQALQAEPLSWAPGHQQCLQDILAGGCPTEPVTLKLSPETSLHEMKKAISNLTNPPAPK is encoded by the exons ATGGAGGAGTTGGTGGGGCTGCGTGAGGGCTCCTCAGGGGACCCTGTGACTCTGCAGGAGCTGTGGGGCCCGTGTCCCCGCATCCGCCGAGGCGTCCGAG GTGGCCTGGAGTGGCTGAAGCAGAAGCTGTTCCGCCTGGGCGAGGACTGGTATTTCCTGATGGTCCTCGGGGTGCTCATGGCCCTGGTCAGCTATGCCATGGACTTGGCTGTCGGGAGTGTTGTCCAAG CGCATGAGTGGCTGTACGGAGAGATTGGGGACAGTCACCTGCTCCGGTATCTCTCCTGGACTGTGTACCCTGTGGCCCTCATCTCTTTCTCCTCGGGCTTCTCCCAGAGCATCACGCCCTCCTCTGGAG GTTCTGGAATCCCGGAGGTGAAGACCATCTTGTCAGGTGTGGTCTTGGAGGACTACCTGGATATCAAGAACTTTGGGGCCAAGGTGGTGGGCATGTGTTGCACCCTGGCCTGTGGCAGCACCCTCTTCCTGGGCAAAGTG GGGCCTTTCGTGCACCTGTCTGTGATGATGGCTGCCTACCTGGGCCGAGTGCGCACCACGACCGTCGGGGAGCCTGAG AACAAGAGCAAGCAAAACGAAATGTtggtggcggcggcggcagtGGGCGTGGCCACAGTCTTTGGAGCTCCTTTCAGCG GCGTCCTGTTCAGCATCGAGGTCATGTCTTCCCACTTCTCTGTCTGGGATTACTGGAGGGGCTTCTTTGCGGCCACCTGCGGGGCCTTCATGTTCCGGCTCCTGGCGGTCTTCAACAGCAAGCAGG AGACCATCGCCTCCCTCTACAAGACCAGTTTCCGGGTGGACGTTCCCTTCGACCTGCCAGAGATCTTCTTTTTTGTGGCACTGGG GGGTCTCTGTGGCATCCTGAGCTGCGCTTACCTCTTCTGTCAGCGAATCTTCTTTGGCTTCATCAAGAACAATCGGTTCAGCTCCAAACTGCTGGCCACCAG CAAGCCTGTGTACTCCGCCCTGGCCACCTTGGTTCTCGCCTCCATCACCTACCCGCCCGGTGTGGGCCGCTTCCTAGCTTCTCGG CTGTCCATGAAGCAGCATCTGGACTCGCTGTTCGACAACCATGCCTGGGGGCTGATGACCCGGAACTCCAGCCCACCCTGGCCTGAAGAGCTTGACCCCCAGCACCTGTGGTGGGAATGGTACCACCCGCAGTTCACCATCTTTGGGACCCTTGCCTTCTTCCTGGTTATGAAG ttctggatgctgattctggccaccaccatccccatcccTGCCGGGTACTTCATGCCCATCTTCATCTATG GAGCTGCCATCGGGCGCCTCTTTGGGGAGACTCTCTCTTTCATCTTCCCTGAGGGCATCGTGGCTGGAGGGATTACCAATCCCATCATGCCTGGGGGCTATGCCCTGGCAG GGGCTGCAGCCTTCTCAGGGGCTGTGACCCACACCATCTCCACGGCGCTGCTGGCCTTTGAGCTGACCGGCCAGATAGTGCATGCACTGCCCGTGCTGATGGCGGTGCTGGCAGCCAACGCCATCGCACAGAGCTGCCAGCCCTCCTTCTACGATGGCACCATCATTGTCAAGAAGCTGCCATACCTGCCACGCATTCTAGGCCGCAACATCGG CTCCCACCGCGTGAGGGTGGAGCACTTCATGAACCACAGCATCACCACACTGGCCAAGGACACGCCACTGGAGGAGGTGGTCAAGGTCGTGACCTCCACAGACGTGGCCGAGTATCCCCTGGTGGAGAGCACAG AGTCCCAGATCCTGGTGGGCATCGTGCGAAGGGCCCAGCTGGTGCAGGCCCTCCAGGCTGAGCCTCTTTCCTGGGCTCCAGGACACCAG cagtGTCTCCAGGACATCTTGGCTGGGGGCTGCCCCACCGAACCAGTGACCCTGAAGCTGTCCCCGGAGACTTCCCTGCATGAG ATGAAGAAAGCAATTTCCAACCTGACAAACCCACCAGCCCCAAAGTGA
- the LOC103225974 gene encoding protein FAM131C: protein MDFCWDPWQRCFQTTNGYLSDSRSCPSNYNVAALATSSLVGVVQSIKDHITKPTAMARGRVAHLIEWKGWSAQRAGWELSPAEDEHYCCLPDELREARFAAGVAEQFAITEATLSAWSSLDDEELHPENSPQGIVQLQDLESIYLQDSLPSGPSQDDSLQAFSSPSLTPDSCPSLEETPSTAGILQPPSPELQHRRRRPGHQGPKGGTHLPGSLPSVDSGSLWEEDEVFYN from the exons ATGGATTTCTGTTGGGATCCTTGGCAG AGGTGCTTCCAGACCACCAACGGCTACCTGTCCGACTCCAGGTCCTGCCCCAGCAACTACAACGTGGCAGCCCTGGCCACCTCGTCCCTTGTGG GGGTGGTGCAGAGCATCAAGGACCACATCACAAAGCCCACGGCCATGGCCCGAGGCCGCGTGGCCCACCTCATCGAGTGGAAGGGCTGGAGTGCCCAGCGGGCAGGCTGGGAGCTGTCCCCAGCTGAGGACGAGCATTACTGCTGTCTCCCGGACGAGCTGCGTGAGGCCCGCTTTGCTGCAG GGGTCGCTGAGCAGTTTGCCATCACAGAGGCCACACTGAGCGCTTGGTCCTCGCTGGACGACGAGGAACTGCACCCCGAGAACAGCCCCCAGGGCATCGTCCAGCTCCAAG ATCTGGAGAGCATCTACCTTCAGGACAGCCTTCCCAGTGGCCCCTCGCAGGATGACAGCCTTCAGGCCTTCTCCTCGCCCAGCCTCACCCCTGACAGCTGTCCCTCACTGGAGGAGACCCCCAGCACCGCTGGCATCCTGCAGCCCCCCAGCCCAGAGCTGCAGCATCGGCGGCGGCGGCCCGGGCACCAAGGACCCAAGGGTGGGACGCACCTACCGGGCTCCCTCCCCTCCGTGGACAGCGGTTCCCTCTGGGAGGAGGATGAGGTGTTCTATAACTGA